One stretch of Deinococcus taeanensis DNA includes these proteins:
- a CDS encoding response regulator → MPTTVQAPLKVLLVEDQLADCLLAEEAFGRIAQAVKLHLCQSGLEALAWLRRHSADRPDVVILDLNMPVMNGLDVLRAIREDPQLRGQPVVMLSTSESPADIQQAYDLLVGAYWVKGLQFDDLVHQIEALVRFCRHARRPQYASLPALEG, encoded by the coding sequence ATGCCCACCACTGTTCAGGCGCCACTGAAGGTGCTGCTTGTGGAAGACCAGCTCGCCGACTGCCTGCTGGCCGAAGAAGCGTTCGGCCGCATCGCGCAGGCCGTGAAGCTTCACCTCTGCCAGAGTGGCCTGGAGGCCCTGGCGTGGCTGCGCCGCCACTCGGCCGACCGGCCCGACGTGGTGATCCTCGACCTCAACATGCCGGTCATGAACGGCCTGGACGTGCTCCGCGCCATCCGCGAGGACCCTCAGCTGCGCGGGCAGCCGGTGGTGATGCTCTCCACCTCGGAAAGTCCGGCCGACATCCAGCAGGCGTACGACCTGCTGGTGGGGGCCTACTGGGTCAAAGGCCTGCAGTTCGACGACTTGGTCCATCAGATCGAGGCCCTCGTCCGGTTCTGCCGGCACGCGCGCCGACCGCAGTACGCGTCCCTCCCTGCCCTGGAAGGCTGA
- a CDS encoding DUF72 domain-containing protein, with the protein MAAHPRDVYVHFDNDIGAHAPADALALARLMSGGAGATAG; encoded by the coding sequence GTGGCGGCTCATCCCCGGGACGTGTACGTGCATTTCGACAATGACATCGGGGCCCACGCCCCGGCCGACGCGCTTGCCCTGGCCCGGTTGATGAGCGGCGGCGCAGGGGCCACCGCCGGCTGA
- a CDS encoding glycoside hydrolase family 2 protein, whose amino-acid sequence MHVSNHPEPLLERAHWRSLDGEWRFAFDDAAAWQHPDDVVFDRVIQVPYAPESIRSGIHDTGFHPVVWYGLSLQVEDCEQVSTCGSDGRLLLHFGAVDWQASVWADGQLVVTHEGGHTPFVADITRQAGVAAREGRPLELVVRAEDDPHDLAKPRGKQDWLPEPHSIWYLRTTGIWQTVWLERVPASYLRRLKLTGDMEGWKITLEADIAGQWTPGTLLRLQLKNGEDILADDRYYLQRPDISRVIPLPDPGIDDFRNDLLWNPDHPRLISAVVELLRPDGTVIDQVRSYTALRTVGVRGGRFMLNGRPWYLRMVLDQGYWPEGLMTATDDELRRDVELSRQLGFDGARKHQKIESPRYLYWCDVLGLMVWEEMPSPYRFTPQAVRRLSREWEEVLERDYTHPCIVAWVPLNESWGVPNLPTNPAHRDYVQGLYYMTRTIDPSRPIIGNDGWEHVATDIVTIHDYAADPKVLEHRYGTLARTTTTLQGLDPADRAVLLPGFKAAEHPVMLSEFGGIAFLPEGTPGGAAWGYSQVDSREDFTEMHLYLMAAVHACKGLSGFCYTQLTDTFQERNGLLNADRSPKADVPTLARSNQGLRNPRDTGVDPLDNPAGSEESWSDRLLEGLLGDD is encoded by the coding sequence ATGCATGTTTCCAACCATCCTGAGCCGCTTCTCGAACGTGCTCACTGGCGCAGCCTGGACGGTGAGTGGCGCTTCGCCTTTGATGACGCCGCCGCCTGGCAGCATCCGGACGACGTGGTCTTTGACCGGGTCATTCAGGTGCCGTACGCCCCGGAAAGCATCCGCAGCGGCATTCACGACACGGGGTTTCACCCGGTGGTGTGGTACGGCCTGAGCCTGCAGGTGGAAGACTGTGAGCAGGTGAGCACCTGCGGCTCGGACGGCCGCCTGCTGCTGCATTTCGGCGCGGTGGACTGGCAGGCGTCGGTGTGGGCGGACGGGCAGCTCGTGGTGACCCACGAGGGGGGCCATACGCCGTTCGTGGCGGACATCACGCGTCAGGCTGGCGTCGCGGCGCGCGAAGGCCGGCCGCTGGAGCTCGTGGTGAGAGCCGAGGACGACCCGCACGACCTGGCCAAACCGCGCGGCAAGCAGGACTGGCTGCCCGAGCCGCACTCCATCTGGTACCTGCGCACCACCGGCATCTGGCAGACCGTCTGGCTCGAACGCGTGCCCGCGAGTTACCTGCGGCGCCTGAAGCTGACCGGCGACATGGAAGGCTGGAAGATCACCCTGGAAGCCGACATTGCCGGGCAGTGGACGCCCGGCACGCTGCTGCGCCTTCAGCTCAAGAACGGCGAGGACATTCTTGCCGACGACCGGTACTACCTGCAGCGGCCGGACATCTCGCGCGTCATTCCGCTGCCGGACCCCGGCATCGACGACTTCCGCAACGACCTGCTGTGGAATCCCGACCATCCCCGGCTGATCAGCGCGGTGGTGGAACTCCTGCGGCCCGACGGCACGGTGATCGATCAGGTGCGCAGCTACACCGCGCTGCGCACCGTTGGCGTGCGCGGCGGGCGGTTCATGCTCAACGGCCGCCCGTGGTACCTGAGGATGGTCCTGGACCAGGGGTACTGGCCTGAAGGGCTGATGACGGCCACGGACGATGAACTCCGGCGCGACGTCGAACTCAGCCGGCAACTCGGATTTGACGGCGCCCGCAAACACCAGAAGATCGAGTCCCCCCGCTACCTGTACTGGTGCGACGTGCTGGGCCTGATGGTGTGGGAGGAGATGCCCAGTCCCTACCGCTTTACGCCGCAGGCGGTGCGCCGGCTCAGCCGCGAGTGGGAGGAGGTGCTGGAACGCGACTACACGCACCCGTGCATCGTTGCCTGGGTGCCGCTGAACGAATCGTGGGGGGTGCCCAACCTGCCCACCAACCCGGCCCACCGCGATTACGTGCAGGGCCTCTACTACATGACCCGGACGATTGACCCCTCGCGGCCCATCATCGGAAATGACGGCTGGGAGCACGTCGCGACTGATATCGTGACGATCCACGATTACGCGGCTGACCCCAAGGTCCTTGAGCACCGCTACGGGACCCTGGCGCGGACCACCACGACGCTGCAGGGCCTCGACCCGGCCGACCGCGCCGTTCTGCTGCCCGGCTTCAAGGCCGCCGAGCACCCGGTGATGCTCTCGGAATTCGGCGGCATCGCCTTCCTGCCCGAGGGCACGCCAGGCGGCGCCGCGTGGGGCTACAGCCAGGTGGACAGCCGCGAGGACTTTACGGAGATGCACCTGTACCTGATGGCCGCCGTGCACGCCTGCAAGGGCCTGTCCGGGTTCTGCTACACCCAGCTGACCGATACGTTCCAGGAACGCAACGGTCTGCTCAATGCCGACCGGTCACCCAAGGCGGACGTTCCCACGCTGGCCCGCAGCAACCAGGGGCTGCGCAACCCGCGGGACACCGGCGTGGACCCCCTGGACAACCCGGCCGGGTCCGAGGAGAGCTGGAGTGACCGCCTGCTTGAAGGCCTGCTCGGCGACGACTGA
- a CDS encoding aminoglycoside adenylyltransferase domain-containing protein: MLPADIASLITHLIGEQRAVLGRQLLGVYLRGSLVLGDFDPQTSDIDLLCVVDRPLSERAFEAVKAMHQRVATLAHPFAHELELAYLPRSAAWAWRPGEQHPTLGRGETLAWRAHGANWLLERWAVLQGMQALSGPPPDTFIAPVPPSACRGAVRERLRDWVGFARTPDDPAWQSPRSHAAYVIETGCRMLATLESGALLSKPAAVRWGRMALPEPWAGLAQRVPEWKTDGTFDAALNAQAQAFILWAGQQADVT, translated from the coding sequence ATGCTCCCTGCCGACATCGCCTCCCTGATCACCCACCTCATCGGCGAGCAGCGTGCGGTCCTGGGCCGTCAGCTGCTGGGTGTCTACCTCCGCGGCTCCCTGGTGCTGGGTGACTTCGACCCTCAGACGAGTGACATCGACCTGCTCTGCGTGGTGGACCGGCCCCTGAGCGAGCGGGCGTTCGAAGCCGTGAAGGCGATGCACCAGCGCGTGGCCACCCTGGCGCATCCGTTCGCCCACGAGCTCGAGCTGGCGTACCTGCCCCGGTCCGCCGCGTGGGCGTGGCGACCCGGCGAACAGCACCCGACCCTGGGGCGGGGCGAGACGCTGGCGTGGAGGGCGCACGGGGCGAACTGGTTGCTGGAACGGTGGGCGGTGCTCCAGGGGATGCAGGCCCTGTCCGGGCCCCCGCCGGACACGTTCATCGCGCCGGTCCCCCCGTCCGCATGCCGTGGCGCGGTGAGGGAACGGCTGCGGGACTGGGTGGGGTTTGCCCGCACGCCGGATGATCCGGCCTGGCAATCGCCCCGCTCGCATGCGGCCTATGTGATCGAGACGGGCTGCCGGATGCTGGCGACGCTGGAGAGCGGCGCGTTGCTGAGCAAGCCGGCCGCGGTCCGCTGGGGCCGCATGGCCCTGCCAGAGCCGTGGGCCGGACTGGCCCAGCGTGTCCCCGAGTGGAAGACGGACGGGACGTTCGATGCGGCGCTCAATGCGCAGGCCCAGGCATTCATCCTCTGGGCGGGGCAGCAGGCCGATGTGACGTGA
- a CDS encoding metallophosphoesterase — protein sequence MLLRRAVTTLGWSVLTFGTLATVNSYRFVTTVHRLELPGLTRRVRVAHLSDLHYGLFVGRGTVRRWVDAVLRAQPDLIAITGDFLDSGVGNRRHRKLMQELARLRAPLGVYAVWGNHDWTSLNTNATRTAFAEQLRLHGVRLINNAGLQVREDLYVAGVDDWWFGTQDLTAALQGHTGGAVVLLAHNPDYLTQVPAQVSLTLSGHTHGGQIRLPLFGPLKRRSTLLNVLRGWVRGTRIVQSPDEGTPADTPDGQALGFVSQGLGVTGVPMRWDCPAELVILDLNPVDC from the coding sequence ATGCTGCTAAGGCGCGCCGTCACCACTCTCGGGTGGAGTGTCCTGACTTTCGGGACCCTCGCCACCGTCAACTCGTACCGGTTTGTGACCACCGTCCACCGTCTGGAACTGCCTGGGCTGACCCGCCGGGTGCGCGTCGCGCACCTGAGTGACCTGCACTACGGTCTGTTTGTCGGGCGCGGCACGGTCCGCCGCTGGGTGGACGCTGTGCTGCGCGCCCAGCCGGACCTGATTGCCATCACCGGCGACTTTCTGGATAGCGGGGTCGGCAACCGGCGCCACCGCAAACTGATGCAGGAACTCGCCCGCCTGAGGGCGCCGCTGGGCGTGTACGCCGTGTGGGGCAACCACGACTGGACCAGCCTGAACACCAACGCCACCCGCACGGCCTTCGCCGAGCAGCTGCGCCTGCATGGCGTGCGGCTTATCAACAATGCCGGCCTGCAGGTGCGTGAGGACCTGTACGTCGCGGGCGTCGACGACTGGTGGTTCGGCACGCAGGACCTCACCGCGGCGCTTCAGGGGCACACGGGCGGCGCCGTGGTGCTGCTCGCCCACAACCCCGACTACCTGACCCAGGTGCCTGCCCAGGTCAGCCTGACGCTCAGCGGCCACACCCACGGCGGGCAGATCCGCCTGCCTTTGTTTGGCCCGCTCAAACGGCGCTCGACCCTGCTCAACGTCCTGCGGGGCTGGGTGAGGGGGACGCGCATCGTGCAGTCACCGGATGAAGGAACGCCGGCCGACACGCCGGACGGCCAGGCGCTGGGTTTCGTGTCGCAGGGCCTGGGGGTGACGGGGGTGCCCATGCGCTGGGACTGTCCCGCCGAGCTGGTGATCCTGGACCTGAACCCTGTGGATTGCTGA
- a CDS encoding cupin domain-containing protein produces MLGDIDSEQVALTEHEQQPWHHHPYWQVARRDLIGPLSGAQHCELSEQRAEPGGYVPIHHHDVEEIITVVSGTLSVMVGGQYFEMPASTSVVIPPGVEHGWRNKSQSSAIFLVYFPALDPASHWREPKSKI; encoded by the coding sequence ATGCTTGGAGACATTGACAGTGAACAGGTGGCCCTAACCGAACACGAGCAGCAGCCTTGGCATCACCATCCCTACTGGCAGGTAGCCCGTCGAGACCTGATTGGTCCTCTGTCCGGGGCGCAGCACTGCGAACTCTCGGAGCAGCGGGCCGAACCAGGCGGATACGTTCCGATCCATCACCATGACGTAGAAGAAATCATCACCGTCGTCAGTGGAACCCTAAGCGTCATGGTGGGCGGCCAGTACTTCGAGATGCCTGCCTCCACCAGTGTGGTGATCCCCCCTGGAGTCGAGCACGGCTGGCGGAACAAAAGCCAGTCATCCGCGATATTCCTGGTGTATTTTCCGGCGCTTGACCCTGCGTCACACTGGCGCGAGCCCAAAAGCAAGATTTGA
- a CDS encoding serine hydrolase domain-containing protein, translating to MPFATNQLTALLNEARSTNTSALVLLHNGQPLVNEILDGQGDRAIETMSLTKAIVSLLVGRALTLGLLPSTDVAVSKFYPEWRQGQKRDITLRHLMTHTSGLQNTPDAGTEIYPSPDFVQLALSAELEHAPGSVFSYNNKAVNLILGLLEQATGRKADEFAREELFTPLGIQDWGWDHDTAGNPHGMSGLRLRPLDLARLGELARNDGAFEQTVLIDPAWMRLSTQPATKLTESIGLLWWTLPTWTHYEITPEHVQAVQEAGGTDEQVRALAETVGTFSTQGSLVARMNVTGLVPPALPKGTKWVAVRTGPLVGFRHDGSLGQHLVVNREARLVAVRLVDWRHPHAQADETRFTAFVNRILEL from the coding sequence ATGCCTTTCGCCACGAATCAGCTCACGGCCCTGCTCAATGAAGCCCGGAGCACCAATACCAGCGCCCTGGTGCTTCTTCACAACGGTCAGCCTCTTGTGAATGAAATTCTCGACGGGCAAGGCGACCGCGCGATTGAAACGATGAGCCTCACCAAGGCCATCGTCAGCCTGCTGGTCGGCCGGGCCCTCACCCTGGGGCTGCTCCCCAGCACCGACGTGGCGGTCAGCAAGTTCTATCCCGAGTGGCGACAAGGACAGAAGCGAGACATCACTCTCCGCCACCTGATGACGCACACGAGTGGGTTGCAGAACACGCCGGACGCCGGTACAGAGATCTACCCCAGCCCGGATTTCGTGCAGCTGGCCTTGAGTGCAGAACTCGAACACGCTCCAGGAAGCGTGTTCTCCTACAACAACAAAGCAGTCAATCTGATCCTGGGCCTGCTTGAGCAGGCGACGGGTCGGAAAGCGGATGAGTTCGCTCGCGAGGAGCTGTTCACTCCCCTTGGCATCCAGGACTGGGGCTGGGACCATGACACTGCCGGAAATCCGCATGGAATGAGTGGCCTGCGCCTGAGACCTCTGGATCTCGCCCGGCTTGGGGAACTGGCCCGCAATGACGGCGCGTTCGAACAAACGGTTCTGATCGACCCGGCCTGGATGCGCCTGAGCACCCAACCGGCCACCAAGCTCACGGAGAGTATCGGCCTGCTGTGGTGGACCTTACCCACCTGGACGCACTATGAGATTACGCCGGAGCATGTTCAGGCGGTACAGGAGGCTGGCGGGACCGATGAACAGGTGCGCGCTCTGGCGGAGACGGTGGGGACGTTTTCCACGCAGGGGAGTCTGGTGGCTCGAATGAACGTGACGGGCCTGGTCCCGCCCGCACTTCCCAAAGGAACGAAGTGGGTGGCGGTCCGCACCGGTCCCCTTGTGGGGTTCAGGCATGACGGGTCACTGGGGCAGCATCTGGTGGTGAACCGTGAGGCGAGGCTGGTGGCAGTACGGCTCGTCGATTGGCGGCATCCACACGCCCAAGCCGATGAAACCCGCTTCACGGCTTTCGTGAACCGGATTCTGGAGCTCTGA
- a CDS encoding C39 family peptidase, with amino-acid sequence MTAWGALLVTVIWGSVAAAAVPAAVTLRNIRHEPQARNNCGPVTALTVLGYYGTRVTQAHAAAALKDSPSDPQVTSLELAAYFGRAGLRSVIRSAGDAPRLRALVAAGFPVVLQQRLREGSAVAHFRTAYGYRAGHFLISDPLLGPALRLTDAQLMALWAYYNGEYLVAYPPSREGDVRRILGEDYRAAGNWRHLRAHAGEDVKRRPQDPYAWWGLAKAQLRLGDLHAAVSAFDRAVNLGVPAAYFLYRQEAFEAWTQAGQHQKTLNVTERALNLDPGSKELRRFDALARAALRR; translated from the coding sequence ATGACTGCGTGGGGAGCGCTGCTGGTGACAGTGATCTGGGGCAGCGTGGCCGCGGCGGCCGTCCCGGCGGCCGTTACCCTCAGGAACATCCGGCATGAGCCTCAGGCGCGGAACAACTGCGGGCCGGTGACGGCGCTGACGGTGCTCGGGTACTACGGCACCCGGGTCACGCAGGCGCACGCCGCCGCAGCCCTCAAGGACAGTCCCAGCGACCCGCAGGTCACCAGCCTGGAGCTCGCCGCGTACTTCGGCCGCGCCGGGTTGCGGAGCGTGATCCGCTCGGCTGGTGATGCGCCGCGGCTCCGGGCGCTCGTGGCCGCCGGATTTCCGGTGGTGCTGCAGCAGCGGCTGCGCGAGGGCAGCGCGGTCGCGCATTTCCGCACCGCGTACGGCTACCGCGCCGGCCACTTCCTCATCAGCGATCCCCTGCTCGGCCCCGCCCTGCGCCTCACGGACGCGCAGCTGATGGCCTTGTGGGCGTACTACAACGGGGAGTACCTCGTGGCGTACCCCCCCTCCCGCGAAGGGGACGTGCGGCGGATTCTGGGCGAGGATTACCGCGCGGCCGGGAACTGGCGGCACCTCAGGGCGCACGCCGGGGAGGACGTGAAACGCCGTCCGCAGGACCCGTACGCGTGGTGGGGTCTGGCGAAGGCGCAGCTGCGGCTGGGTGACCTTCACGCGGCCGTAAGCGCGTTCGACCGCGCCGTGAACCTCGGCGTTCCCGCAGCGTACTTCCTGTACCGGCAGGAGGCGTTCGAGGCGTGGACGCAGGCAGGGCAGCACCAGAAGACGCTGAACGTCACGGAACGGGCCTTGAACCTCGACCCAGGCAGCAAGGAACTGCGCCGGTTCGACGCCCTGGCCCGCGCCGCCCTGAGGCGCTAG